A stretch of Lysobacter sp. K5869 DNA encodes these proteins:
- a CDS encoding protein kinase: protein MNPKFQRIEHLFHEALNRSSEDRERFLLESESDPEILAATRRLLASDSDETLGDPVGERLVRVARAAPSRSIGPYRLLRELGTGGMGTVFLAERDVEGRAQQVALKLLRGFPTQASRKRMARERAMLAGLNHPNIARHIDGGESADGQPYLVMDYVESRPLPEFLSTQKPSVNERLKLYLRLCDAVRHAHQRLVLHRDIKPSNVIVRDDGTPVLIDFGVGTLLEEGEQPSHTITRAFTPGYSAPEQCRGESETTVTDVFGLGALLFDLLTDQRLSEHCKNEAPVPAPSRIAADPARRRLLRGDLDRIVAKATQPEPDHRYGTVAELIDDVQRHLQGLPISAAPDRMLYRLDKWVRRHRTAVAAGTLIAVAAGLAVWQLNAERQRALTAEKLSEHEAINAKASRDFLASVLAETSPEAVRGQPITISTLLANAAEKLEADRTQDPRTRAVAWLTIGEVYADINDPRPALDAAERADRSAVAAGGADRELEARILHARSAALIQLERAGEAREAMRRVIAIRQAQDAKPLVMARAYSDYGTAMLHGADFKNAERQQRHALQLLDASGESDAALRTEILLGLARSLYYQNDIDSAARELTRAETAGRELGARDGLLSYQLHRIAVLVRHAQHRYEDALSHAEQASRLAYRVYGMNSRLTADMELYLAMLLDDVGRSRAAVPHYQRSQEIARALELDDAIQARDDVRLAMAYANVSDHARTVALIDAALPRMPRQPAYMPWLIKAHYTRGVSLAALGRYAQGRADFDKALELSRGYQGEVFVGPAFVQLRHAQALIEAGRYEEAQAILPEAAPVERYRDLDPKALLALQSLRGAVALQRGDLPGAGQYLDRALAMAQKHYLAGTLPIAKAELAAAQAAAARGDTAQARALLERATPVLQQELTERAPELNELSKLERSLAGGYAGNAQQTLRR, encoded by the coding sequence ATGAACCCCAAGTTCCAGCGCATCGAGCACCTGTTCCACGAAGCCCTCAACCGCTCGAGCGAAGACCGCGAACGGTTCTTGCTGGAATCCGAATCCGACCCGGAAATACTCGCCGCCACCCGCCGGCTGCTGGCCAGCGATTCGGACGAGACCCTCGGCGATCCGGTCGGCGAGCGCCTGGTCCGGGTCGCGCGCGCCGCGCCCTCGCGCAGCATCGGTCCGTACCGGTTGCTGCGCGAACTCGGCACCGGCGGCATGGGCACGGTGTTCCTGGCCGAACGCGACGTCGAAGGCCGCGCCCAGCAAGTCGCGCTGAAGCTGCTGCGCGGCTTTCCCACCCAAGCCAGCCGCAAGCGCATGGCGCGCGAGCGGGCGATGCTGGCCGGGCTCAACCATCCCAACATCGCCCGCCACATCGACGGCGGCGAGAGCGCCGACGGCCAGCCGTATCTGGTCATGGACTACGTCGAGAGCCGGCCGCTGCCGGAATTCCTGTCGACGCAGAAGCCCTCGGTCAACGAACGCCTGAAGCTGTACCTGCGCTTGTGCGACGCGGTCCGTCACGCCCATCAGCGGCTGGTCCTGCACCGCGACATCAAGCCGTCCAACGTGATCGTGCGCGACGACGGCACCCCGGTGCTGATCGACTTCGGCGTCGGCACCTTGCTGGAAGAAGGCGAGCAGCCCAGCCACACCATCACTCGCGCGTTCACGCCGGGCTACAGCGCGCCCGAGCAATGCCGCGGCGAGTCCGAAACCACGGTCACCGACGTGTTCGGCCTGGGCGCGCTGCTGTTCGACCTGCTCACCGACCAGCGCCTGTCGGAGCACTGCAAGAACGAAGCGCCGGTGCCCGCGCCCAGCCGCATCGCCGCCGATCCGGCGCGGCGGCGCCTGCTGCGCGGCGATCTCGACCGGATCGTGGCCAAGGCCACCCAGCCCGAACCCGACCACCGTTACGGCACCGTCGCCGAACTCATCGACGACGTGCAGCGCCATCTGCAAGGCCTGCCGATCTCGGCCGCGCCGGACCGGATGCTCTACCGCCTGGACAAATGGGTACGCCGCCACCGCACCGCGGTCGCCGCCGGCACGTTGATCGCGGTCGCCGCGGGTCTGGCGGTGTGGCAGCTCAACGCCGAGCGCCAGCGCGCGCTGACGGCGGAGAAACTGTCCGAGCACGAAGCGATCAACGCCAAGGCCTCGCGCGACTTCCTCGCCTCGGTGCTGGCCGAAACCTCGCCCGAGGCGGTGCGCGGCCAACCCATCACCATCTCCACCCTGCTCGCCAACGCGGCCGAGAAGCTCGAAGCCGACCGCACCCAGGACCCGCGCACCCGCGCGGTGGCGTGGCTGACCATCGGCGAGGTCTACGCCGACATCAACGACCCGCGACCCGCGCTCGACGCGGCCGAACGCGCCGATCGATCCGCGGTCGCCGCCGGCGGCGCCGACCGCGAACTCGAAGCGCGCATCCTGCACGCGCGCAGCGCCGCGCTGATCCAGCTCGAACGCGCCGGCGAAGCGCGCGAGGCGATGCGCCGGGTCATCGCGATCCGCCAAGCGCAGGACGCCAAGCCGCTGGTGATGGCCCGCGCCTACAGCGACTACGGCACCGCGATGCTGCACGGCGCCGACTTCAAGAACGCCGAGCGCCAGCAGCGCCACGCCCTGCAGCTGCTCGACGCCAGCGGCGAAAGCGACGCCGCGCTGCGCACCGAGATCCTGCTCGGGCTGGCGCGCAGCCTGTACTACCAGAACGACATCGACAGCGCCGCGCGCGAACTCACCCGCGCCGAAACCGCCGGACGCGAGCTCGGCGCGCGCGACGGCCTGCTGTCGTACCAGCTGCACCGCATCGCGGTGCTGGTGCGCCACGCCCAGCACCGCTACGAGGACGCGCTCTCGCACGCCGAACAGGCCTCGCGTTTGGCCTACCGCGTGTACGGCATGAACAGCCGGCTCACCGCCGACATGGAGCTGTATCTGGCGATGCTGCTCGACGACGTCGGCCGCTCGCGCGCGGCGGTGCCGCATTACCAGCGTTCGCAGGAAATCGCCCGCGCGCTCGAACTCGACGACGCGATCCAGGCGCGCGACGACGTGCGTCTGGCGATGGCCTACGCCAACGTCTCCGACCACGCCCGCACCGTCGCCCTGATCGACGCCGCGCTGCCGCGCATGCCGCGGCAACCGGCGTACATGCCCTGGCTGATCAAGGCGCACTACACCCGCGGCGTGTCGCTGGCCGCGCTCGGCCGCTACGCGCAGGGGCGCGCGGATTTCGACAAGGCGCTGGAACTGTCGCGCGGCTATCAGGGCGAAGTGTTCGTCGGCCCGGCCTTCGTCCAGCTGCGCCACGCGCAAGCGCTGATCGAAGCCGGCCGCTACGAGGAAGCGCAGGCGATCCTGCCCGAAGCCGCGCCGGTGGAGCGCTATCGCGATCTCGACCCGAAGGCGCTGCTGGCGCTGCAAAGCCTGCGCGGCGCGGTCGCGCTGCAGCGCGGCGATCTGCCCGGCGCCGGCCAATACCTCGATCGCGCGCTGGCGATGGCGCAGAAGCACTATCTCGCCGGCACCTTGCCGATCGCCAAGGCCGAACTGGCCGCGGCCCAAGCCGCCGCCGCGCGCGGCGACACCGCGCAAGCGCGCGCGCTGCTCGAACGCGCCACGCCGGTGCTGCAGCAAGAGCTGACCGAACGCGCGCCCGAATTGAACGAGCTGAGCAAGCTCGAACGCAGCCTCGCCGGCGGCTACGCCGGCAACGCGCAGCAAACGCTGCGCCGCTGA
- a CDS encoding ECF-type sigma factor yields MEVGESEIAGDVTRLLGAWREGDDSAPDALLNLVYRELKGIAGRRLARLGVPVLDPTELVNEAMLRLLGTKLDAQNRQHFFSIAATAIRFVLVDTIRRQQADKRGGGVIDVTLSGADQVSAAGDQWLEVEEALRVLETQDPRKARIVELTFLMGLNQQEIADALGISLTTVERDLRFAKAWLREHLTA; encoded by the coding sequence ATGGAAGTCGGCGAGTCCGAGATCGCGGGCGATGTGACCCGCTTGCTGGGAGCCTGGCGCGAAGGCGACGACTCGGCACCCGACGCCCTGCTCAATCTGGTCTACCGCGAACTCAAAGGCATCGCCGGCCGGCGCCTCGCGCGGCTGGGCGTGCCGGTGCTGGATCCGACCGAGCTGGTCAACGAAGCGATGCTGCGCCTGCTGGGCACCAAGCTCGACGCGCAGAACCGCCAGCACTTCTTCAGCATCGCCGCGACCGCGATCCGCTTCGTGCTGGTCGACACCATCCGCCGTCAGCAAGCCGACAAGCGCGGCGGCGGCGTGATCGACGTGACGCTGTCCGGCGCCGATCAGGTTTCCGCCGCCGGCGATCAATGGCTGGAAGTGGAAGAAGCCCTGCGCGTGCTGGAAACCCAGGACCCGCGCAAGGCCCGCATCGTCGAGCTCACCTTCCTGATGGGGCTCAACCAGCAAGAGATCGCCGACGCGCTCGGCATCTCGCTGACCACGGTGGAACGCGATCTGCGCTTCGCGAAGGCGTGGTTGCGCGAACACCTGACCGCATGA
- the lanKC gene encoding class III lanthionine synthetase LanKC, which yields MQDLIIPDKMDYLLADREFYEPLSRYPAQLRDLHEPLRRILPPDWTLQQRNLWSDVSPPDLRLPEQGWKIHLSATPAHAPAILMTVARILFAKGVSFKFISDRTLLSIVNGKRWGRGGAGKFITVYPNDQEQCGELLEALHAATLGYWGPYILSDRRYKDSRIVHYRYGGIQPIKRAGVNGKAVLVIRDGDGEFVDDERTPYFNLPKGVTDPFQPPEAPPEEGESGALKSGRYKIESVLAFSNSGGVYLAQDRDQGDRQVLIKEARPYTNISTRGLDAVQLLKKEHRLLGVVADLQCAPQPYDFFMDWEHAYLVEEFLEGYSELRSYLGRISLSLRTRPDAQASAEFYRKYRLLFAELAGIVGRLHERRIIFSDLSFANVMARDAEDGSVDIKLIDFEGGYEEGVDVPTHLFTPGFSPEEFEARGSARYEDDYYALGCLMMAGLFPMNSLMVLNREAHLNYIEAFQQDFGLPEPIAALIRRLLDRDPAQRPRPQEMIDVLAEDFEPGVPDIGAGALERLDLAATTGGILDYIDSVASFDREDRLYPADPAVFESTPLSLANGACGVAYVMHKLRGEVDPKVMDWIRARKTPREALSPGLFTGLSGIAWTLLDMGHGEEARAMLAKTRDHHLLWRSPDVFNGAAGWGLTQLRFYAETGEASYLDQALLAGRYLLESREFEDDDRSRCFWTAPEGVSASFGHGAAGIATFLLYLAQASGQKLFLEIGRQALEWVLSKGIDNPDGGLSWCARESTRSYTPYWRWGSSGVGRALLRYWHVTGEERYAQALDRILIDCDRKYTIYPGYFFGIAGIAELCLDMARFPRWEAQALASTRRVLAGCMLFPFERNGGLAFPGESLSRISCDFGTGSAGIALVMHRYLTRGGASFMVDELLPGWNREDRPAPAETERAVA from the coding sequence ATGCAAGACCTCATCATCCCGGACAAGATGGACTACCTGCTGGCCGACAGGGAGTTCTACGAACCGCTGTCGCGCTACCCGGCCCAATTGCGCGATCTGCACGAACCGCTGCGGCGGATCCTGCCGCCGGACTGGACCCTGCAGCAACGCAATCTGTGGTCGGACGTCAGCCCGCCGGATCTGCGCTTGCCCGAGCAGGGCTGGAAAATCCATCTGTCCGCCACGCCCGCGCATGCGCCGGCGATCCTGATGACGGTCGCGCGCATCCTGTTCGCCAAGGGCGTGTCGTTCAAATTCATTTCCGACCGCACCCTGCTGTCGATCGTCAACGGCAAGCGCTGGGGACGCGGCGGCGCCGGAAAATTCATCACCGTCTATCCCAACGACCAGGAACAATGCGGCGAGCTGCTCGAAGCGCTGCACGCCGCCACCTTGGGCTATTGGGGCCCGTACATCCTGTCGGACCGGCGCTATAAGGACAGCCGCATCGTCCATTACCGCTACGGCGGCATCCAGCCGATCAAGCGCGCCGGCGTCAACGGCAAGGCGGTGCTGGTCATCCGCGACGGCGACGGCGAATTCGTCGACGACGAGCGCACGCCGTACTTCAATCTGCCCAAGGGCGTGACCGATCCGTTCCAGCCGCCGGAAGCGCCGCCGGAAGAAGGCGAGTCCGGCGCGCTCAAGAGCGGCCGCTACAAGATCGAGTCGGTGCTGGCCTTCAGCAACTCCGGCGGCGTGTATCTGGCCCAGGACCGCGACCAGGGCGACCGCCAGGTGCTGATCAAGGAAGCCCGGCCGTACACCAACATCTCCACTCGCGGTCTCGACGCGGTGCAGCTGCTGAAAAAGGAACACCGCCTGCTCGGCGTGGTCGCCGATCTGCAGTGCGCGCCGCAGCCCTACGACTTCTTCATGGATTGGGAGCACGCTTATCTGGTCGAGGAGTTCCTCGAAGGCTACAGCGAGCTGCGCTCTTACCTGGGGCGGATTTCGCTGTCGCTGCGCACCCGGCCCGACGCGCAGGCCAGCGCCGAGTTCTACCGCAAGTACCGCCTGCTGTTCGCCGAACTGGCGGGCATCGTCGGCCGGCTGCACGAGCGCCGGATCATCTTCAGCGACCTGTCCTTCGCCAACGTCATGGCCCGCGACGCCGAGGACGGCAGCGTGGACATCAAGCTGATCGACTTCGAGGGCGGTTACGAGGAAGGCGTGGACGTGCCCACGCATCTGTTCACCCCCGGCTTCTCGCCGGAAGAGTTCGAGGCCCGCGGCAGCGCGCGCTACGAGGACGATTACTACGCGCTGGGCTGCCTGATGATGGCCGGGCTGTTCCCGATGAATTCGCTGATGGTGCTCAACCGCGAAGCGCATCTGAACTACATCGAGGCGTTCCAGCAGGATTTCGGCCTGCCCGAGCCGATCGCCGCGCTGATCCGCCGGCTGCTGGACCGCGACCCGGCCCAGCGCCCGCGTCCGCAGGAGATGATCGACGTGCTCGCCGAGGACTTCGAGCCGGGCGTGCCCGACATCGGCGCCGGCGCGTTGGAGCGGCTCGATTTGGCCGCCACCACCGGCGGGATTCTCGACTACATCGATTCGGTCGCCAGCTTCGACCGCGAAGACCGGCTGTATCCCGCCGATCCGGCGGTGTTCGAGAGCACCCCGCTGAGCCTCGCCAACGGCGCCTGCGGCGTCGCCTATGTGATGCACAAGCTGCGCGGCGAAGTCGATCCCAAAGTCATGGACTGGATCCGCGCCCGCAAGACGCCGCGCGAAGCGCTGTCGCCGGGCTTGTTCACCGGCCTGTCGGGCATCGCCTGGACGCTGCTGGACATGGGCCACGGCGAGGAAGCGCGGGCGATGTTGGCCAAGACCCGCGACCACCACTTGCTGTGGCGCTCGCCGGACGTGTTCAACGGCGCCGCGGGCTGGGGCCTGACCCAACTGCGCTTCTACGCCGAAACCGGCGAGGCCAGCTATCTCGACCAAGCCCTGCTCGCCGGCCGCTACTTGCTGGAGAGCCGCGAGTTCGAGGACGACGACCGCAGCCGCTGCTTCTGGACCGCGCCGGAAGGCGTCTCGGCCAGCTTCGGCCACGGCGCCGCGGGTATCGCCACCTTCCTGCTGTATCTGGCCCAGGCCAGCGGACAGAAGCTGTTCCTGGAGATCGGCCGGCAAGCGCTGGAATGGGTGCTGAGCAAGGGCATCGACAATCCCGACGGCGGCTTGAGCTGGTGCGCGCGCGAAAGCACCCGCTCGTACACGCCGTACTGGCGCTGGGGCAGTTCCGGCGTCGGCCGCGCGCTGCTGCGCTACTGGCACGTGACCGGCGAGGAGCGCTACGCGCAGGCCTTGGACCGGATCCTGATCGATTGCGACCGCAAGTACACGATCTATCCCGGCTACTTCTTCGGCATCGCCGGCATCGCCGAACTGTGCCTGGACATGGCCCGGTTCCCGCGCTGGGAAGCGCAGGCGCTGGCCAGCACGCGGCGCGTGCTCGCCGGTTGCATGCTGTTCCCGTTCGAGCGCAACGGCGGCCTCGCCTTCCCCGGCGAATCGCTGAGCCGGATCAGCTGCGACTTCGGCACCGGCAGCGCCGGCATCGCCTTGGTGATGCATCGTTACCTGACCCGCGGCGGCGCCTCGTTCATGGTCGACGAGCTGCTGCCCGGCTGGAACCGCGAAGACCGTCCGGCCCCGGCCGAGACGGAGCGGGCGGTGGCATGA
- a CDS encoding ABC transporter ATP-binding protein — protein sequence MNAPLDAPVPAPRSQLQRTAAMARPYLRGISLCLALILVAMGIQLCLPLGVQLIFDRVLNAGDKTYLHLVAGGLLGFFVVRSLLSYFSQYLLQRIGDVIVVDLRARLFRHYLDLSLGYHHNQNVGDLLSRLSNDVAALRNAISNLAVAFLTNLFQLAGSTVVMLLMNWRLGLIVLMVSPLVSLTTRAFSPLFRKLAAQLQDDLARSSSIAQESLTGIEVTKAFGRGPHEAERYGASMRRFLATALGARKVDSAFNALVAFLTSFATIALFWYGGIEVADGRLSAGTLVAFLLYSQNVTQGIAGIAQHYSSFSQAAGATKRVFEILDTQPEIAERADAVALRERRIAVGFHGVGFAYRADVPLLIGIELQARPGETVALVGASGAGKSTLLKLAARLYDPSQGRVTFNGRDLREYTLQSVHDAVAIVSQDVFLFGLSVRENIRYGRLGASDADVEAAARAANAHEFIERLPEGYDTHVGERGVQLSGGQRQRLSIARALLKDAPVLLLDEATSAVDNHSERLIQQAIERLKADRTTFVIAHRLATVRDADQILLMSGGRIVARPSYRELIAQDAGARAPAVADVA from the coding sequence ATGAACGCGCCCCTGGACGCGCCGGTGCCCGCGCCGCGTTCGCAACTGCAGCGTACGGCCGCGATGGCGCGGCCGTACCTGCGCGGGATCTCGCTGTGTCTGGCGCTGATCCTGGTGGCGATGGGCATCCAGCTGTGCCTGCCGCTGGGCGTGCAGTTGATCTTCGACCGCGTCCTCAACGCCGGCGACAAGACCTATCTGCATCTGGTCGCCGGCGGTCTGCTCGGGTTCTTCGTGGTGCGTTCGCTGCTGAGCTACTTCAGCCAGTATCTGCTGCAGCGCATCGGCGATGTGATCGTGGTCGACCTGCGCGCGCGGCTGTTCCGCCATTACCTCGACCTGAGCCTGGGCTACCACCACAACCAGAACGTCGGCGATCTGCTGTCGCGGCTGAGCAACGACGTGGCCGCGCTGCGCAACGCGATCTCCAACCTGGCCGTGGCGTTCCTGACCAATCTGTTCCAACTGGCCGGATCGACCGTGGTGATGCTGCTGATGAACTGGCGGCTGGGGCTGATCGTGCTGATGGTGAGCCCGCTGGTGTCGTTGACCACGCGCGCGTTCTCGCCGCTGTTCCGCAAGCTCGCGGCGCAGTTGCAGGACGATCTGGCGCGCTCCAGTTCGATCGCGCAGGAATCGCTGACCGGGATCGAGGTGACCAAGGCCTTCGGCCGCGGCCCGCACGAAGCCGAGCGTTACGGCGCGTCGATGCGCCGGTTCCTGGCCACCGCGCTGGGCGCGCGCAAGGTCGATTCCGCGTTCAACGCGCTGGTGGCGTTCCTGACCTCGTTCGCGACCATCGCGCTGTTCTGGTACGGCGGCATCGAAGTCGCCGACGGCCGGCTCAGCGCGGGCACCTTGGTGGCGTTCTTGCTGTATTCGCAGAACGTGACCCAGGGCATCGCCGGCATCGCCCAGCATTACTCGTCCTTCAGTCAGGCCGCCGGCGCGACCAAGCGGGTGTTCGAGATCCTCGACACCCAGCCGGAGATCGCCGAGCGCGCCGACGCGGTGGCGCTGCGCGAACGCCGCATCGCGGTCGGTTTCCACGGCGTGGGCTTCGCTTACCGCGCCGACGTGCCGCTGCTGATCGGGATCGAGCTGCAGGCCCGGCCGGGCGAGACCGTGGCCTTGGTCGGCGCCAGCGGCGCGGGCAAATCGACCTTGCTCAAGCTGGCCGCGCGCTTGTACGACCCGAGCCAGGGGCGGGTGACCTTCAACGGCCGCGACCTGCGCGAGTACACCTTGCAATCGGTGCACGACGCGGTGGCGATCGTCTCGCAGGACGTGTTCCTGTTCGGGCTGAGCGTGCGCGAGAACATCCGCTACGGCCGGCTCGGCGCCAGCGACGCCGACGTGGAAGCCGCCGCGCGCGCGGCCAACGCGCACGAGTTCATCGAACGCTTGCCGGAAGGCTACGACACCCATGTCGGCGAGCGCGGCGTGCAGCTCAGCGGCGGCCAGCGCCAGCGATTGTCGATCGCCCGGGCCTTGCTCAAGGACGCGCCGGTCCTGTTGCTGGACGAGGCCACCTCGGCGGTGGACAACCACTCCGAGCGCTTGATCCAGCAAGCCATCGAGCGGCTCAAGGCCGACCGCACCACCTTCGTCATCGCGCACCGCTTGGCGACCGTGCGCGACGCCGACCAGATTCTGTTGATGAGCGGCGGCCGCATCGTGGCGCGGCCGAGTTACCGCGAACTGATCGCGCAGGACGCCGGCGCGCGCGCGCCGGCGGTCGCCGACGTGGCCTGA
- a CDS encoding HAMP domain-containing protein: MSLLRFLRPRGLFVKQVVSFFFAFIAVWFVAGMIDVWMASARFERDARGLLDRADFAALAAPAGRVDLADPVACRRLADTVLWALADQGVREVSDFVDLVAYFKDGRLNVSVLDRGRIACATAPSPLPLLQRALQAELAAGAARGNAVLHGEDQWAMTRRVSLGGGREALVGINYWPGWATDTDYVVPYDLMRTFLYALGIGTTFVALWMWLLLRRVRRATQAADRWAEGDFSVRIADRSRDELSALAERFNRMADALGRTLHLEKALGGSLERNRIARDLHDTAKQRSFVLGLKLAELEHDAGGDERLLRTIAQARALADRLQQDLVDAVSGFNAPAIAELGLREALTRNIDDLLGGSGIAWSLDLPVELEERLRAHPARAQELLMIAHEAVANARRHSGCRRVRVAGERHGGRWLWSVEDDGRGFDPAAAPLGMGLANLRWRADQLPHGQLKIVASGAGTRVRAEFDADAPA, from the coding sequence GTGTCCCTGCTGCGTTTCCTTCGCCCCCGCGGCCTGTTCGTCAAGCAGGTGGTGAGCTTCTTCTTCGCCTTCATCGCGGTGTGGTTCGTCGCCGGCATGATCGATGTCTGGATGGCGAGCGCGCGCTTCGAGCGCGACGCGCGCGGCTTGCTCGACCGCGCCGACTTCGCCGCGCTGGCGGCGCCGGCCGGCCGCGTCGATCTGGCCGATCCGGTCGCCTGCCGCCGCTTGGCCGACACGGTGCTGTGGGCGCTGGCCGATCAGGGCGTGCGCGAGGTTTCCGACTTCGTCGATCTGGTCGCTTACTTCAAGGACGGCCGCTTGAACGTCAGCGTGCTCGACCGCGGCCGCATCGCCTGCGCCACCGCGCCGTCGCCGCTGCCGCTGCTGCAGCGGGCGCTGCAGGCCGAGCTCGCGGCCGGCGCGGCGCGCGGCAACGCGGTGCTGCACGGCGAGGACCAATGGGCGATGACCCGGCGGGTGTCGCTCGGCGGCGGGCGCGAGGCGCTGGTCGGCATCAACTACTGGCCCGGCTGGGCCACCGACACCGATTACGTCGTGCCTTACGACCTGATGCGCACGTTCTTGTACGCGCTCGGCATCGGCACCACCTTCGTCGCGCTGTGGATGTGGCTGCTGCTGCGGCGCGTGCGCCGCGCCACCCAGGCCGCCGACCGTTGGGCCGAAGGCGATTTCTCGGTGCGCATCGCCGACCGCTCGCGCGACGAGTTGAGCGCGCTGGCCGAACGCTTCAACCGCATGGCCGATGCCTTGGGCCGCACCCTGCATCTGGAGAAAGCGCTGGGCGGATCGCTGGAGCGCAACCGCATCGCCCGCGACCTGCACGACACCGCCAAGCAGCGCAGTTTCGTGCTCGGCCTGAAGCTGGCCGAGCTCGAACACGACGCCGGCGGCGACGAACGCCTGCTGCGCACCATCGCCCAGGCGCGCGCGTTGGCCGACCGCTTGCAGCAGGATCTGGTCGATGCGGTGTCCGGCTTCAACGCGCCGGCCATCGCCGAACTGGGACTGCGCGAGGCGCTGACCCGCAACATCGACGATCTGCTCGGCGGCTCCGGCATCGCCTGGAGCCTGGACTTGCCGGTAGAACTCGAAGAGCGACTGCGCGCGCACCCGGCGCGGGCGCAGGAGCTGCTGATGATCGCCCACGAAGCGGTCGCCAACGCGCGCCGCCACAGCGGCTGCCGGCGCGTGCGCGTGGCGGGCGAACGCCATGGCGGGCGCTGGCTGTGGAGCGTGGAGGACGACGGCCGCGGCTTCGATCCGGCCGCCGCGCCTTTGGGCATGGGCTTGGCGAATCTGCGTTGGCGCGCCGATCAATTGCCGCACGGGCAGCTCAAGATCGTCGCTTCCGGCGCGGGCACGCGGGTGCGCGCCGAATTCGACGCCGACGCGCCGGCCTGA